A genome region from Dromaius novaehollandiae isolate bDroNov1 chromosome 34, bDroNov1.hap1, whole genome shotgun sequence includes the following:
- the CKM gene encoding creatine kinase M-type, translated as MPFSNTHNKHKLNFSAEEEFPDLTKHNNHMAKVLTPTIYKHLRDKETPSGFTLDDVIQTGVDNPGHPFIMTVGCVAGDEESYEVFKELFDPVIHDRHGGYKPTDKHHTDLNHENLKGGDDLDPNYVLSSRVRTGRSIKGYSLPPHCSRGERRAIEKLSITALNSLEGEFKGRYYPLKAMTEAEQQQLIDDHFLFDKPVSPLLLASGMARDWPDARGIWHNDNKTFLVWVNEEDHLRVISMEKGGNMKEVFRRFCVGLKKIEDIFRKAGHPFMWTEHLGYILTCPSNLGTGLRGGVHVRLPKLSQHPKFEEVLGRLRLQKRGTGGVDTAAVGAVFDISNADRLGSSEVEQVQLVVDGVKLMVEMEKKLEHNQSIDDMIPAQK; from the exons ATGCCTTTCAGCAACACCCACAACAAGCACAAGCTGAACTTCTCGGCCGAGGAGGAGTTCCCTGACCTCACCAAGCACAACAACCACATGGCCAAGGTGCTGACGCCCACCATCTACAAGCACCTGCGCGACAAGGAGACGCCCAGCGGCTTCACCCTCGACGACGTCATCCAGACCGGCGTCGACAACCCCG ggCACCCGTTCATCATGACGGTGGGCTGCGTGGCCGGGGACGAGGAGTCCTACGAGGTCTTCAAGGAGCTCTTCGACCCCGTCATCCACGACCGCCACGGCGGCTACAAGCCCACCGACAAGCACCACACCGACCTCAACCACGAGAACCTCAAG GGGGGGGACGACCTGGACCCCAACTACGTGCTGAGCAGCCGGGTGCGCACCGGGCGCAGCATCAAGGGCTACTCGCTGCCGCCCCACTGCAGCCGGGGCGAGCGCCGCGCCATCGAGAAGCTGTCCATCACCG cCCTGAACAGCCTGGAGGGGGAGTTCAAGGGCCGCTACTACCCGCTGAAGGCCATGACGGaggcggagcagcagcagctcatcgACGACCACTTCCTCTTCGACAAGCCCGTGTCGCCCCTGCTGCTCGCCTCGGGCATGGCCCGCGACTGGCCCGACGCCCGCGGCATCTG GCACAACGACAACAAGACCTTCCTGGTGTGGGTGAATGAGGAGGACCACCTCCGCGTCATCTCCATGGAGAAGGGCGGCAACATGAAGGAGGTGTTCAGGCGCTTCTGCGTCGGCCTCAAGAAG ATCGAGGACATCTTCCGCAAGGCCGGGCACCCCTTCATGTGGACCGAGCACCTGGGCTACATCCTGACCTGCCCCTCGAACCTGGGcacggggctgcgcggcggcgtccaCGTGCGCCtgcccaagctcagccagcacccCAAGTTCGAGGAGGTGCTGGGCCGCCTGCGCCTGCAGAAACGCGGCACCG GCGGGGTGGACACGGCGGCCGTGGGCGCCGTCTTCGACATCTCCAACGCCGACCGCCTGGGCTCCTCGGAGGTGGAGCAGGTGCAGCTGGTGGTGGACGGCGTCAAGCTCATGGTGGAGATGGAGAAGAAGCTGGAGCACAACCAGTCCATCGACGACATGATCCCGGCCCAGAAAtag